A genomic window from Aythya fuligula isolate bAytFul2 chromosome 15, bAytFul2.pri, whole genome shotgun sequence includes:
- the LOC116495434 gene encoding parvalbumin, thymic CPV3, whose product MSLTDILSPSDIAAALRDCQAPDSFSPKKFFQISGMSKKTSSQLKEIFRILDNDQSGFIEEDELKYFLQRFECGARVLTASETKTFLAAADHDGDGKIGAEEFQEMVQS is encoded by the exons ATGAGCCTCACAGACATTCTAAGCCCTTCTGacattgctgctgctctgcggGACTGCCAAG ctccAGATTCCTTTAGTCCCAAAAAATTCTTTCAGATCAGTGGGATGTCTAAAAAGACCAGCAGCCAGCTCAAGGAGATCTTCCGGATTCTTGACAATGACCAAAGTGGCTTTATCGAGGAAGATGAGCTCAA GTATTTCCTTCAGAGGTTTGAGTGTGGAGCCCGAGTGTTAACTGCCTCAGAAACCAAGACTTTCTTGGCAGCTGCAGACCACGATGGGGATGGTAAAATCGGGGCCGAAG aattccAGGAAATGGTGCAATCTTAG
- the CCZ1 gene encoding vacuolar fusion protein CCZ1 homolog: protein MATAAAGGAAQEKQLAPTLLSFFIYNPKLGPKEGEEEKKILFYHPNEVEKNEKIRNVGLCEAIVQFTRTFSPTKPAKSLHTQKNRQFFHEPEENFWMVMVVRNPIIEKHKDGKPVYEYQEEELLDKVYSSVLQQCYSMYKLFNGTFVKAMEDGGVKVLKERLEKFFHRYLQTLHLQSCDLLDVFCGISFFPLDKMTYLKIQSFINRMEESLNIVKYTAFLYNDQLIWSGLEQDDMRILYKYLTTSLFPRHMEPELAGRDSPIRAEMPGNLQHYGRFLTGPLNLNDPEAKCRFPKIFVNTDDTYEELHLIVYKAMSAAVCFMIDASIPPTLEFCRKLDSIVGPQLTVLASDICEQYNINKRISGAEKEPQFKFIYFNHMNLAEKSTIHMRKTPSVSLASVHPDLMKILGDINSDFSRVDEDEEIIVKAMSDYWVVGKKSDQRELYVILNQKNANLIEVNEEVKKLCATQFNNIFFLD, encoded by the exons ATGgcgacggcggcggcggggggagccgcCCAGGAGAAGCAGCTCGCTCCGACCCTGCTCAGTTTCTTCATCTACAACCCCAAGCTGGGGCCCAAAGAGGGAGAG gaagaaaagaagattcTCTTCTATCACCCAAATGAAgtagaaaagaatgaaaaaattagaaatgtggGACTGTGTGAAGCTATAGTACAGTTCACAAG gaCCTTTAGTCCAACAAAACCTGCAAAATCCCTACATACACAGAAGAACAGACAATTTTTCCATGAACCTGAAGAGAATTTCTGGATGGTCATG GTTGTACGAAACCCTATaatagaaaaacacaaagatggAAAACCAGTCTATGAATATCAGGAAGAAGAATTACTG GATAAGGTCTATAGTTCGGTCCTGCAGCAATGCTACAGCATGTACAAG CTTTTCAATGGCACATTTGTGAAAGCCATGGAAGATGGAGGCGTAAAAGTTCTAAAGGAAAGACTAGAGAAGTTCTTCCATCGG TACTTGCAGACACTGCACTTACAATCTTGTGATCTGCTGGACGTATTTTGTGGAATCAGCTTCTTTCCGCTGGATAAAATGACTTACTTGAAAATTCAGTCATTTATTAATAGGATGGAAGAAAGCTTGAACATAGTCAAATATACTGCATTTCTCTACAATGATCAGCTTATCTG GAGTGGACTGGAACAAGATGACATGAGAATTTTGTACAAATATCTCACAACATCTCTGTTTCCAAGACACATGGAGCCTGAG ttaGCAGGAAGAGATTCTCCAATACGTGCTGAAATGCCAGGAAATCTACAACATTATGGAAG GTTTCTTACTGGACCCTTAAATCTTAATGATCCAGAAGCAAAATGCCGATTCCCCAAAATATTTGTTAACACTGATGACACTTATGAAGAGCTTCATTTAATTGTATATAAG GCCATGAGTGCAGCTGTCTGCTTTATGATTGATG CTTCAATTCCACCTACACTGGAGTTTTGCCGTAAACTGGACAGCATTGTTGGGCCTCAGCTTACCGTGTTAGCATCAGACATATGTGAACAATACAACATCAACAAGAGAATATCAGG GGCTGAGAAGGAGCCACAGTTTAAGTTTATCTATTTCAATCACATGAACCTTGCAGAGAAGAGTACTATTCACATGAGGAAAACACCCAGTGTATCACTTGCATCTGTACATCCTGACCTCATGAAGATTCTTGGTGACATCAACAGTGACTTCTCTAG AGTTGACGAAGATGAGGAAATTATTGTGAAGGCAATGAGTGATTACTGGGTAGTTGGGAAAAAGTCTGACCAGCGAGAACTGTATGTTATTTTGAatcaaaaaaatgcaaatctgaTTGAAGTTAATG aagaagTGAAGAAACTTTGTGCAACacaatttaataatattttcttcttggatTGA